Proteins found in one Neomonachus schauinslandi chromosome 1, ASM220157v2, whole genome shotgun sequence genomic segment:
- the ABHD10 gene encoding palmitoyl-protein thioesterase ABHD10, mitochondrial, with product MAGVGMAALGAWVPCRRWNKAVVFGFHRGVTALLARKPKGTPLWLPACRQKTSVSFLSRPDLPNLAYKKLKGKSPGVIFIPGYISNMNGTKALAIEEFCKSLGHAYIRFDYSGVGNSDGNLQECTVGRWRKDVLSIIDDLAEGPQILVGSSLGGWLMFHAAIARPQKVVALIGVAAAVDGLVTQFGQLPVEVKKEVEMKGVWAMPSRYSEEGIYHIQYSFIKEAEHHCLLHSPIPVNCPIRLLHGMKDDIMPWHTSIQVADRVVSTDVDVILRKHSDHRMKEKADIQLLVYTIDDLIDKLSTVVN from the exons ATGGCCGGAGTGGGCATGGCGGCTCTGGGCGCTTGGGTACCTTGTCGGAGGTGGAACAAAGCGGTAGTGTTCGGCTTCCACCGTGGCGTCACCGCGTTACTCGCAAGGAAGCCCAAGGGGACGCCGCTGTGGCTCCCAG CTTGCAGACAAAAGACATCAGTCTCTTTCCTTAGTCGACCAGACCTTCCAAACCTGGCTTATAAGAAGCTAAAAGGCAAAAGTCCAGGAGTTATCTTCATCCCTGGCTATATTTCTAATATGAATGGTACAAAAGCATTGGCGATTGAAGAGTTTTGCAAATCTCTAGGTCACGCCTATATAAG GTTTGATTACTCCGGAGTTGGAAATTCAGATGGCAACTTACAAGAATGCACAGtgggaagatggagaaaagatGTTCTTTCTATAATTGATGACTTAGCTGAAGGGCCACAG atactaGTTGGATCTAGCCTTGGTGGATGGCTTATGTTTCATGCTGCAATCGCAAGGCCACAGAAGGTTGTTGCCCTTATTGGTGTAGCAGCAGCTGTAGATGGCCTGGTGACACAGTTCGGTCAGCTTCCTGTTGAG GTCAAAAAGGAAGTAGAGATGAAAGGCGTGTGGGCCATGCCATCAAGGTACAGTGAAGAAGGAATTTATCACATTCAGTATAGTTTCATTAAGGAAGCCGAACACCACTGCTTGTTACATAGCCCTATCCCAGTGAACTGCCCCATACGATTGCTCCATGGCATGAAAGATGACATCATGCCTTGGCATACATCCATACAGGTTGCTGACCGAGTGGTCAGCACAGATGTAGATGTCATCCTCCGGAAACATAGTGATCACCGAATGAAGGAAAAAGCGGACATTCAACTCCTTGTTTACACTATTGATGACTTAATTGATAAGCTTTCAACTGTAGTTAACTAG